One Solanum pennellii chromosome 9, SPENNV200 DNA segment encodes these proteins:
- the LOC107031234 gene encoding APO protein 3, mitochondrial-like: MIHRRVTSVLNLRGNAILSTVKELGSVVPFYSTVSAMETLPRKLKKAEKKPWVTSVNELKRRARFEKQERRVVREVALRPPENGLLVEKLIPVAHRVLASRAQLLACVSRISEEIPIYFCSLCTEVHVGHPPHKIRTCDVSGSQKNKEHTWQRGGVDHVLPVVQSFHLYDRLGRAVSHNERLEVDRIPALVELCIQAGVDLPEYPTRRRKFPIYRVAGKLIDFEKRFTKDDLFGKDVETFRSRETIKKHIGDGNYLNLPYDDIKGFAMRGMEAWETMRTGTIQLMKTYGVQTCGYCPELQVGPKGHRVRQCQAFKHQMRDGQHAWQEATIDDLLSTVYVWHVQNPHAGDILVDSMKRYYGKLPAVVELFSQVGAQVGDDYYHMMRDDVVVPGRDEEKLVV; the protein is encoded by the exons ATGATTCATAGGCGAGTTACATCAGTCTTAAATCTTCGTGGGAATGCGATATTATCGACTGTGAAGGAGCTGGGCAGTGTTGTTCCATTTTATTCAACTGTATCAGCCATGGAAACTCTACCAAGAAAGCTGAAAAAGGCTGAAAAAAAGCCATGGGTGACGAGTGTTAACGAGCTTAAGCGGAGAGCAAGATTTGAAAAGCAAGAGAGAAGGGTGGTACGTGAAGTTGCACTGCGGCCACCGGAAAATGGGCTATTAGTTGAAAAGTTAATCCCTGTTGCTCATCGTGTGTTAGCTTCAAGAGCTCAGTTGTTAGCTTGTGTTTCGAGGATATCGGAGGAAATTCCTATTTATTTCTGCAG CTTATGTACCGAAGTTCATGTTGGTCATCCACCACATAAGATCAGAACTTGCGATGTTAGCGGCAGTCAGAAGAACAAAGAGCATACATGGCAAAGAGGGGGCGTAGATCATGTATTACCTGTTGTACAATCTTTTCATCTCTATGACAGGTTAGGAAGAGCTGTTTCACATAACGAGCGACTTGAAGTTGATCGCATCCCAGCCCTTGTAGAATTGTGCATTCAGGCTGGTGTGGACTTACCTGAGTACCCAACCCGAAGAAGGAAGTTCCCCATTTACCGGGTTGCTGGAAAACTCATAGATTTTGAGAAGAGGTTTACCAAGGATGATTTGTTCGGGAAGGACGTAGAAACTTTTAGGTCTAGGGAAACTATTAAGAAGCACATCGGAGATggaaattatttgaatttaccCTATGATGACATAAAAG GATTCGCTATGCGAGGAATGGAAGCTTGGGAGACTATGCGTACTGGAACCATACAGCTCATGAAAACTTATGGCGTTcaaacatgtggatattgtcctgaGTTGCAAGTCGGGCCAAAGGGGCATAGGGTTAGGCAATGTCAAGCCTTCAAGCACCAGATGAGGGATGGACAACATGCTTGGCAAGAGGCAACAATAGATGATCTTCTCTCCACTGTATATGTTTGGCATGTCCAAAACCCGCATGCTGGTGACATTTTGGTAGATTCTATGAAGAGGTATTACGGAAAGTTACCTGCAGTCGTTGAACTGTTTAGTCAAGTTGGAGCACAAGTCGGAGATGATTACTATCACATGATGAGAGATGATGTTGTAGTTCCTGGACGAGATGAAGAAAAGTTAGTTGTATAA